Below is a window of Populus trichocarpa isolate Nisqually-1 chromosome 3, P.trichocarpa_v4.1, whole genome shotgun sequence DNA.
atATTATCTGACATGTATACGTGGTAGTAACGTACGGTTGGGCCTCTGTCTGCTCGCTCAGTCATCCAATCTTCTTTCAATCTACTCCAAGAGTTTTGAAAGGGATCCAGTTTCTCTTCTGAGGGATTAATGGTTCCAATATTTCACTtgaactgagaaaaaaaaacaccttttcCCTACTTTGGATGACATGAATGGAAGAATTGATAAGtgattaaaactttaaaagaaacatttacacaattgaaactttataaaaagaaattatattgaaatcaattaacccttttcttttttatccattgCATGGaatcattataattatagcCGCTCTTCTCTTCTCACCACAGCAAAATTAgcaaatatgtgtgtgtgtgtgtgtgtgtgtgtgtgtgtcagtTGTGTGCCTCAGGTTTGGTGAAGCCGCTTTCAGATTGAAAAAGATTAAATCATAAGAGaagtaattataaataaaagatcaaTGTGGATGGAAATCATGAGTGATAAATAGGGAGATTTAATTTTGACGTGTAAATCGAGAAACTCacattaattaaagatatatagTATAATGCAATTATGCACATAATTTGGTTATTAGTAAATTAATgtgatttaaattatatttggaGTGTCATTtgataattggattttttatatgactcaaaattaattaaaaattaagggtTATCTACGTCCAGTGGATTTCAATGGGTGTTattagcaaaagaaaaataaataaataaataaaatgatgtagaattaaaaatattgttcgaTAAAACTTAGCGTTTTCATTTAGTACGTAGTTATATCTCAAGCATGCATACCCTAGCTAGAAAGTAAATTTGTAATCAGCTTAGGGGTTTCTTAATTAGTGttattctttattaaaattttattgttcttatcattaattcttttaaaaataatctatttattaGTTGCCTAACTTAAGATTtgtgcatatatataattaaccttATCATTACTTTCTTGTGATTACAGGCTAGTAGGAAAAATAATATGGATCTTCAGTGCGAAAATAAACAGCTAGGATTTCAAAAATGTCTATTGATCAAGAAGATTAACGACAATGACTATTTAAACGACGTCATTCAACTTCAAGAAAACTATACAAAATTAGAACAAGACAAGAATGCTCTCCAAGTGATTATCGATGCCTTATGTGCaaagattaaacaaggataatgACCTGATCATACGTACCAAAACAAGCATTCTAAGGTAACATTTCTACcttatacatataattaaacctttttttattttttacattctcTTAATTTATAGTATccttaaattatcaaatacaatttattttttacattctctttatatgaaataataCAGATACTTTGacttgataattaaaaaaaaaaaggatatgatATGTAAGGgatgagttaattttttatatattataaaaaaattatttcaaaagtatAGGAAAATTAGCACTAAAAAGATTATTATAGCgaaatgtaaaatataaaatgtataaaagtatataaaaaatgattgtattatttatatatttttaaattttaaatagatttgaatgtttaaaaattaaatcatcttGAAAACTATTATGATGGTTTTGAAAAGATCGatcaaccataattttattttttctcctttaaatGTAATTAGTGATACtcatatttcatttgattttttatttatgaaaaaataatttattttttaatctaaaaataatgatgTCATGCcttgtcataatttttttgtaaaacaattattgttcaattaatatgtttttttttcatggtattAGAAAGTAGATACAATAAGCTTTTTTCTAAATCTAGATTTTGGTAAAACAAAAtgcatatattaattcaataaagttttgGGATCAATAAAGAATTCTTCATCAAACACTTAAACTAACAACTTCTTCCTTTTATACCTAATTATTAACCTAATATTTCATACCATTAAACAACCATGAAACACTTTTAAtccattttaaaatatcatagaaTCTATCAtattaatcaatcaatttaatcataaaaaaactccaCAAAATTAACTTCATAGATAAACCAGTCTCACATCCTTAATAACAATCATCTTTTCTGATCTCAATCAATTATTTATCATCTTCAAATGCTTTATAATCCATCATCAAactcccccctcccccccctGCTTGGCTCTATTTATAGGCTTTAATAGCCATCATGTCAACAATCCTGGACACCTAACTTGTGCTAAACTTTCTGCCAGACTTGCAGCCCTTGTTAACAATGGACGATGCATATCTCTTGCAGCTACTTACTGTGTCAATGGACGGTGCTGCCATTCAAGCTTGGCTGGTGCATGTGGGCTGCCATTTGACATGAATATatggcaacaacccaacaaATTCCGTGGGGTGTTTTGTAACAGGTTTTGTAGTAGAGATTTGTTATGGAATTTGGGGATTAGATCGATGTTTGCATCTTGAAGTTGATTCCTTTATGTTTAGACTTTGGTAGATGATCGAGGAGAGGGAAGGCCCTATAAAAGTTAAATGCAAGAAATAAAGTTTAGTTTAACTAGATGGTTTTGTATGAACATCAAAGAAGTAtcttctcttaattcattaaGATCTTAAACATAGTACGTGTGCATAtcatatcttaaataaaatctttaatatatttattgttattgttaaagcACTTAGAATATAAAAACACATGTAAAATGCGTTGTTGttaatgattatattatttattcttaaaattttgttgTATATCActtaatgaaaaaattgaatacaTTCAACCTCTAATAATACCAGCATCACCTTCATTAACTGCTCTATTAATCAAGGTTAACGAAATcagaaaaacaaactaaaaaatctctctataaaaatcttaaacctAAACTCTAAaatgattgaagaaaaataaaggtaaaaatgttgaaaaaacaaagaagaatgagGCAAAAATAATTATGTCTTGGTGTGCATAACATCttccattcaatatttttttatactaattttttaaatcaaaattgatacaTAATTACTAGAGTTAATTCTCGTTGCCTTAATtgtcaatcataaaaaaataaaaatatgatagtttgaaaaaaacatggtaaaattatatattttgaaaaacaaaatacaacatTTATTTGAGAACAAGTAAAAAGGGTTggatatttatttatctcataaaaaattatcctaaacTTTGAGTTAAAATGAACTTAgctcttaaatttatttatttttatttgagtactttaaattattttttaaaaaagaaatagactTTTTCGTTAATTTTGATTATAGGTAATAGTTTAGAAACATAATACATATCTTGATAACACGTGATTTGAGAATAAAAAGAGATTAATGGATAGATGGGAGCCTGGATCGACAGGCTTTTCTAATGAAAAAATAGTTCGTGGTgcctaaataaaaaacaaaattcaaggactaaatttgatttaatccaaAGTTAGAggtatttttggataatttagCCTATCTTGAATGAACAGCTGAAAGCGTCCTTGTTGGGCCGAAGTTTCTACAATTCATTACAGCTATCGTGGCCGATGAAGCTGTCTAGTCGTCCAAGTTCCCACTCTGGACGAGCGATATCGAACGGCTTTcgcatgattttttattgaccGAGCTATGTAGCTCACGTTGCTGATAATTTCGATGCTTTTCTTCGCAAGAACAAAAGTCTCTCCATCTCTCTACAGAAGACCGATATTATGGAGGGTGCCACTACCAACATGTGGGAAATTCTCCCAGATATATTATCTCCAGGTGATGGTAAGTAAAAATAGCAGTTCAAATAACCCCAGATATATTGTAATTCCTTTTGTCTTGTAACAGCTATGATTGAATTGgattttgaatcaaatttatGTCGCTTGCTTCTGCTCTTTCgtgaatatcttttttttctctgtattgttcatttaaatcttaaaaagctGGGGGATCGAATACATTATTGTTCATGGAACCAAGTCCTAGCTCGTCGGCTGAACTAGTAAGATATCAATTTCCAAAAACAACTGATGCTAATCTCAAAGGAGCTACCACATATACAGCAGCTCAGAAAAAAAGATTGGCTGACAAGGCATATCGGGAACGATGTAAGGTAAaacccctttttttcttctctctttggaTTTCacttaaattgaattaaattgtttCGCTCGCTCTATACTGTGTAAACAGAACTTACGATCTAGGGAGTAActgatttaatttgtttgtaattattttttcttatgggAATAATTTGtcttaagattaattaaaaaaggaaaaacaacattattacTTGTTTTACCCATGTATCAAACAAAACCTTATACTAATTTTTCATAAACCCTATCAAACACATTTTGAATCTATTTAATGATTCTCtcctatcatttttttctctttaattataatttttttctttcttgtattcTACTATTTATTTGTAGGAATTGAAAATGAACACCATGAACAAATTGGATGAACTTACCATTGAAAATGATCGTTTAAGGAGAGAGAATGATTCCTTAAAGAAGGAAGAAGTCCAACTAGTACAGACTTTGCAACGTCAAAAAGATGAGATGAAGCAACTTGAGAAGGAATTTGGCCAATTAAAAGGCCAGCTTAATAGTCAAAATACGGTTGTGGAAGTGCTTTTAAAACGGCTAGTAAGTGTTTCTCCATTCTCTTCCTTTGCTGTTTGTTGTACAAAACTACTTACATTTTATAAACAACCataaatcaacaattttttttagggGGTTCTGATAGAAAAATAGATCAGAGAAAGTAAAATGTCACCAGAAATAGCAAAGGTTTCAACCCAAGTAATGATAGGATGTAGTGAAAGCAATACAAGAGTCAAATTCATTTACATTATTCCACCTGGCTAGAAAGTATAAGCTTACAAATATGATGGAATACTGGTCATTCTTCTGCCTTTTGATAACTCAAGTATATATGTAAAGGCTCATTGTATAGTTGATTTCTGAAGTTAACATCCTTATCAACTAAGCTTTTAACAGTTCGTTTTGACTATGGTCaagtagttttttctttatgataCATCGATCAGATTGattgaagagagaagaaaaggagtaGTACCATCAAGAAGATGGCGCATAAAAAACCCAAACCAGCTTACTAGACGACACCCTTGCTTTAAACTACCAAAGCCAAGTTACGTAATCAAAAGAACATTAAACACCTTGCTTAGTTAAAATATCTACTGCTGTATTTGCTACCCTTTTTGAGTGGCTAAAAGTAGCAAGTTGCAATCTCTTAGAGATGGAGTTGGTTAAGAAGTAATTAGTCAAATGGCATGGTTGTTCATTTTAGTGGGATATGTAATTCTAGGCGAACCACTATTGTTGTTATTCATATTTCCGCAACATCTTAGACCATCATGAAAACCCCAGAAAAGTTTTCCTACATATAGCTTTGAATAATCAAACTCAGAAACATTCCATACCTGACCGTCTTATCATGTCCTTTTGTAGATTTTATCTATAGTAaattatgatttagtttttcagatttttctgattttgtatgcaagtttttctagttttgaaaattataagcTAGTCTTTTAACAAAacttaacaattatttttttaaaatgttcaaattgcattttaaaatgtattttttaattttgtttgttatttgattgGAAATGGAAGatatttccttgaaaaaaaattaaatagaaaaaatcaagtaacaaataaatataaagatattaaaattcaaGGTTTGCGTAGAGGGTGTGATCACCATCAATTGATGAGGTTCACATAAAACTTTACAAAGATCATGGTCTTTGTAAAGTTGCCTTCTAAGGTTGTGATGGAATGAAAGGCGTAGAAGATTGGATTTGAGTAACTAAAACACTTGAATAACCAGTCCTCTCAGGGTTCTAATGGATCATATGATGCTTAAATTAGTACTAACGgtggagaagaaaaataaaacattaggaGGTTGTGTTATGTTTGTTTCCAAAATAAAGCTTAAAAAGGAGGAAAATGAGTCTCCAATCTCTAGGAGAAGCTTGAACCAACGTGGATGTGTCCAAGTTAAGATGATCAATGTGTTTGTCCGCTACAGTTTTGTACATCTTGGAGACAGACTTTAAGTGACAACAAGTCACTACAAAAGTTGTTTTAATTCTGGGTTTTGTGAGTTATGGATTGTTGATGACAATAACAGGACCAACCCCTAAAGGACACATTATCAAGAGGTGTGCTTTCATTTAAATCGTGTACTTTTTGCCTCCGTGGTTGATGGAGAGTAGACCAGGTTTGACAAGGGAGTAGAACATTTGGGGTAGCGAGTGGATTTGAGCGCATTTGAGGGTAGCAGTTGGATTCAGGTGCATCTAGGTCTAATAGCTAGATTCGAGTGTATAAGCCATGTTTGGGGTTCAGTCTTCATGGATTCAGGGGGTATGAGCCTTGTTCGGGGTATTGTCTTATAGATTCAAGAGGAATATTCTTGTTCGAGAGTATTGTCCTCATGGACTGGTAGTGAGGCTTTTATCTGATATTATTGTCTTATTGGTCCTGTAAACACTCAAAGTCCAATCTAGTGCGTTTTGTGGGAAACCAAAATTTCATCCCTCAGACAAGAATCCATCAAATAAATGTCATCTCATGAGAATTGTTCGAAAACAGTTTAGGATCTATGTCTTCCTACTCAATATAAAAGGAAGTAGAAGTTTGGTTGGGAGTCtaatcaacaaattaatttggaAAGAGTATGCTAACCAATATTTGTTGGTTTCACCCTCTTCTATTTAGTTCATTGTAGAGGAAATGATAGGAAGTGTACTTCCTCTAAAGATTAACGAGGGCCAAGTGCGAGTAGTAGTTTATTATCAAAGCCAGGCCTTGATTACACTAATTGAGAAGTTTTATTTAGCCTTATAATTCTCTTTCACCAAGATATTACTTGCTTCTTATAGTAGTCTATCCTCTTTTACACTACATAACACAACTTAATCAAGCATGTAATAGCACATGCAGCCACCTGCATAAAGGGAAAGGTTGGCTTGTGGAAACCAATTCACTTTTATGAGGCAACGGTTCTCTACTTCTATGGTTGCTCGTGTAATTTCCCTGCGCTATATAACTGCATCTGATCACTTAGACTTCAATTGAAATAGCATTTCAAAGCTATCTCCACTGACTGACACTGATCAGAACATTTCAAAGAGAAAATCCAAATTTTGGCCCTCTTTAAGACTGGTGGGGAAGGACGCATTGTTGGTAACAACATGCTTCTCAGTCTAGGACAGCCCTGTATTCTAAGACATGTCAGTCGTCAAAGGCTCTCCTAGATTCCATCAATCCCTTTGATTAGCAATTCTGGCAAGGCAAAAATCCTCCCTTTCCATTGAAGGGAAACTTGTTGAAGTTGCCATTTGCATGAAAAGACCGAAATAGCTACTTGATAACTTGATGAAGAAGTACATTCATGTCCTCGAAGTGTTTTGTCAACAACATTTTCCCTCCTAGAAAAGAAGGGGGCAATATGAATTAATGAGACATCAAACTAGCAGTGAAACAAAGAATAACGTAAGAGAGTAACATAAAATCATTCATTAGACTTtatctaatagcttaagttttCAAGTCGAGATGGTTTTTCACA
It encodes the following:
- the LOC7497542 gene encoding uncharacterized protein LOC7497542 isoform X1; translation: MEGATTNMWEILPDILSPGDAGGSNTLLFMEPSPSSSAELVRYQFPKTTDANLKGATTYTAAQKKRLADKAYRERCKELKMNTMNKLDELTIENDRLRRENDSLKKEEVQLVQTLQRQKDEMKQLEKEFGQLKGQLNSQNTVVEVLLKRLTGSNYKDLQRENTQLKHDINLLTKRINNPENMNVIHLRAKIEQLENEKHSLQVIIDALCEKINKDKDRLGPQELASQEEHVQMKRNCSIQKFEDGGGLPPLAALQDLLNWDL
- the LOC7497542 gene encoding uncharacterized protein LOC7497542 isoform X2, whose amino-acid sequence is MEGATTNMWEILPDILSPGDAGGSNTLLFMEPSPSSSAELVRYQFPKTTDANLKGATTYTAAQKKRLADKAYRERCKELKMNTMNKLDELTIENDRLRRENDSLKKEEVQLVQTLQRQKDEMKQLEKEFGQLKGQLNSQNTVVEVLLKRLTGSNYKDLQRENTQLKHDINLLTKRINNPENMNVIHLRAKIEQLENEKHSLQVIIDALCEKINKDKDRLGPQELASQEHVQMKRNCSIQKFEDGGGLPPLAALQDLLNWDL